The region AGAAAGTAATTTAGGCGTAGGTTCAGAATTTTCGTTTACTATTGAAAAAGCCGATAAAAAATAATTGAATTTAATTAGTTGTAATTTAAACAACCAAGCAATTATTGTATTTTTGTAAAAAAATATGAATCGTGGGAAGTAAAAATAAACTAAAACGTTTTAAAGAAAACGAAACTTTTTCTAATGTACATCAACCTAATCGTGAAGAACTTACAAACAATACATTTGCTTTAAAAGGCAACTGGAACAGTGAAGTTTTTAAAAATAACAACCCTATTGTATTAGAATTAGGTTGCGGTAAAGGCGAATATTCAGTTGAATTAGCACGTCGTTTTCCTAATAAAAACTTTATTGGTGTTGATATAAAAGGATCGCGTTTTTGGCGAGGTGCTAAAACAGCTGTCGAAGAAAATTTAAATAACGTTGCCTTTTTACGTACCCAAATTGAATTGATTGAGCATTGTTTTGCAGCTAATGAAGTTGATGAAATTTGGATTACTTTCCCTGATCCGCAAATTAAATACAAACGCACCAAGCACCGTTTAACTAATCAAGAATTTTTAACTAGATATAAAAATATTTTAAAACCAAATGGTGTAGTAAACCTTAAAACCGATAGTGAATTTATGCACGGTTACACACTTGGTTTATTACATGGTGCAGGACATACGGTTTTGTATGCTAATCATAACGTTTATAAAAACGAAGGTGCACCTGAAGTAGTTACTGCTATACAAACATTTTACGAGTCGCAGTATTTAGAACAAAACAAACCTATAACCTATATTCAATTTCAAATAAAGTAAATGAATTATTTTTTACCTTTTTTTACAGGGTTAGGTGCCGCTGTATTTGGAACGTTACTGCCTGGTATTTTAAATGCCACAGTGGTTAAAATTTCAAAAAAAGAAGGTATGAAACACGCTTACAGTTTTATGGCTGGTACGTTTGTAATTATTGCTTTACAAACGTATTTAGCCGTTTTTTTTGCAAAAATTATTGATAGTAGCGTTTTTATAAATAATATTTTACACGAAATTGGTTTGGTGATTTTTTTTGTGCTAACAATTTACTTTTTTTTAGCATCACCTAAAAATCATAGCCACAAGCATACTGCAAACAACACTAAAAAACGAAAACGATTTAGCCAAGGTGTTTTTTTTGCTTTGTTAAACGTTTTTCCTGTTTTTTATTATGCTTTTATAAGTATTAGTGCTGTAAATAATAAATGGTATAGTATAAATTACACCAATAATTTATTGTTAACTATTGGGGTTTTATTAGGTACTTTTTTCAGTTTTATGTTTTACATACAAGTATTTAAAAAGGCAGTTGTTGAAGAAAGTTTTATTTTAAAGAATATAAATAAAATTTTAGGGTGTATTACTGGGGTTATTACTCTAATAAATTTGTATAAATTTTTTATACATGAGTACTAACGATTTTTATGCAAAAGTGTATCAAGTAGTGCTACAAATACCTTATGGAAAAATTACTACATACGGTGCAATAGCAAAAAAAATTGGGGCACCAAAATCGGCACGTATGGTTGGGTATGCCTTAAACGCTTCGCATATAAACCAAGATATTCCCGCACACCGCGTAGTAAACCGTAAAGGGTTGCTTACAGGTAAACATCATTTTCAAGGAACCAATTTAATGCAGCAATTATTGGAAAATGAAGGTATTGTTGTAAAAGATAATACCGTTCAAAATTTTAAAGAACATTTTTGGGAGCCATAAAAAAACGTCCAAAGTTTAAACTTTGGACGTTTTTTATTATTCAAAATTACTTCAACGCATTAATTGCATGGCTGTAATCGGGTTCTTGCGTGATTTCTGGAACTAACTCGGTATAAACCACATTGCCTTCTGGGTTTATAACCACAACCGCTCTACTCATTAAACCGTTTAAAGGACCATCGGTCATTTTTACTCCATATGCATTTGTAAAATCATCGTTTTTAAAATCCGATAAAGTTTCAACATTATTTAAACCTTCTGCAGCGCAAAAACGGTTCATTGCAAAAGGTAAATCTTTAGAAATACATAAAACAACCGTATTTTCAACAGCCGATACTTCTTTATTAAACGTACGTACCGATTGTGCGCAAACGCCTGTGTCAACACTTGGAAAAATATTTAAAACAACATTTTTACCTTTGTAATTGTTTAAGGTTTTATCAGATAAATCGCTAGCTGTAAGCGTAAAATTAGGTGCTGTTGTACCTACTTCAGGTAAATTGCCTAAAGTGTTTATAGGGTTGCCTTTAAAAGTTATTTGTGCCATGTTATAAGTTTTTGTTTAAATCAAAAGTACTTCTAAAATTATAAAACAAACAGGCGTTCTACAAAACTTTAGAATTAATTAACATATTTCAATAATTTATTAAATCATTAACTTTATAGTGTAACAATTTCGTATTATCTTTGTAATTTAAAATAATTCTACATAAGTTGTTTACCAACAGTTTGTTAAATAACTTTTTTTATAATACAGAAATGAAGTTAGATAGAAAAGAAATACTTACCGCATTAGAAACAATTACGGTAGCCGGTGAAGGCAAAAACATGGTAGAAAGTGGTGCAGTACAAAATGTAATGACTTTTGGCGATGAAGTGGTGGTTGATGTTACTTTGAACACACCTGCTTTGCATATTAAAAAACGCGTTGAGGTGGATATCATGAAAGTGATTCATGAAAAAATTTACGAAAAAGCAAAAATTAAAGTAAACGTAAAGGTTGAAACGCCAGAAAAACCAGAAATTAAAGGAAAATCAATACCAGGTATCAGTAACATTATAGCCGTATCTTCAGGTAAAGGTGGTGTAGGTAAATCTACAATTACTGCAAATTTAGCGGTAACTTTAGCTACTATGGGCTTTAAAGTAGGTGTTTTAGATGCCGATATTTACGGACCATCGATGCCCATTATGTTCGATGTTGAAAAATCAAAACCTATTTCTGTTGATGTTAACGGAAAATCAAAAATGAAACCTATTATTAGTTATGGTGTTGAATTGTTGTCTATAGGTTTTTTTACAAGTCCAGATCAAGCAGTAATTTGGCGCGGACCTATGGCTGCAAAAGCTTTAAATCAAATGATTTTTGATGCTGATTGGGGCGAACTTGATTTCTTATTGTTAGATTTACCTCCAGGTACAGGTGATATTCACTTATCTTTAATGCAATCGTTGCCAATTACAGGGGCAGTGGTTGTAAGTACGCCACAGGCAGTTGCTTTGGCCGATGCTAAAAAAGGGGTATCAATGTTTATGGCTGAAAGTATTAATGTACCCGTTTTAGGTATTATTGAAAATATGGCTTATTTTACACCTGAAGAATTACCAGAAAATAAATATTACATTTTTGGACAAGAAGGTGCTAAAAATTTAGCAACCGATTTAGAGGTTCCTTTCTTAGGCGAAGTGCCAATTGTACAAAGTATTCGCGAAGCTGGTGATTATGGCCGACCAGCAGCAATGCAAGAAAATACTATTGTTGCTAATGCGTTTGTAGAAATTGCTAGAAATGTTGTTTCACAAACCGTTGCACGTAACGAATCGTTACCGCCAACCGAAGCTGTTAAAATCACTACTATGGCAGGTTGTTCGGCTGTAAAAAAATAAATTAATTATCGTTTGTTCGATACCAATAATAAAAATATGGCTTCAGAAACTATAAAACAAAATGTAGAAAAAGCGCTAGATGAAATCCGTCCGTTTTTAAAATCAGATGGTGGTGACATTACCTTGGTTGCTATTGAAAACGATAAACACGTGAAAGTGCGTCTTGAAGGGGCTTGTACATCGTGTAAAATTAATCAAATGACGTTGAAAGCTGGTGTAGAAACTACCATTAAAAAATATGCACCCGAAATTGAAACAGTAGAAAATTTACCCGCCGAATTATAAAATACACAAAACTAAATTAATGGTAAGTAATGATATTTATCACTTTTTTTGTGCTGTATGCTTTTTAATTTTATATAAAATTTACTTTTATGATTGAAACTGATATATTAATAATTGGCGCCGGACCAACAGGCCTTTTTGCTGTGTTTGAAGCTGGATTATTAAAATTACGCTGTCATATAATAGACGGTTTACCGCAACCCGGCGGACAATTAACTGAATTATATCCTAAAAAACCTATTTTTGATATTCCTGGTTATCCTTCTGTAGGCGCTGCCGAATTAATAGATAACTTAATGGAACAAATTAAACAATTTGAACCTGGTTTTACATTAAACGAAGTTGCCGAAACTATTGATAAACTTGAAGATGGTACTTTTGTTGTTACTACCAATAAAGGTACAAAACACCACGCCAAAGCTGTTGCAATTGCGGGTGGTTTAGGTAGCTTTGAACCTAGAAAACCTATTATTGAAGGGTTGAATTTTTACGAAGATAAAGGGGTGGAATATTTTATTAAAAACCCTGAACAATTCCGTAATAAAGATGTAGTGATTAGCGGTGGTGGCGATTCTGCATTGGATTGGAGTATCTTTTTAACCGATGTAGCTAAAAGTGTTACCTTAGTTCACAGAAGAAACGAATTTCGAGGTGCTTTAGATTCGGTTGAAAAAGTACAAGCGTTAAAGCAACAAGGTAAAATTAATTTAATTACCCCTGCCGAAGTTACCGAAATTCACGGAAACGAACATGTTGACGCTGTAAGTTTATCGTTTGAAGGCGATTTAGCTTCGCGTACCATTAAAACCGATTATTTTATTCCGTTGTTTGGCTTAACGCCTAAATTGGGGCCTATTGCAAATTGGGGCTTAGATATTGAAAAAAATGCGATTAAAGTAAACAACGCACTTGATTATCAAACAAATATAGAAGGTATTTACGCTATTGGCGATGTTAACACGTATCCAGGTAAACTAAAATTAATTTTATGCGGATTTCACGAAGCAACTTTAATGTGCCAAAGTGTGTATAACCGAATCAATCCAGGTAAAAAATATGTATTGAAATACACTACTGTTTCTGGTGTTGATGGTTTTGATGGAACACGTAAAGAAGCTGAAAAAGCAGTTGTAAAAGCAATTGATTAATTTTAAATAATTAAGTTTTAAAAGAGTATGTTTTAAAAACATACTCTTTTTTTTTGTAACATTTCGTTAAAAACAGTACTTACTAAACAAAAAACAATATGATGTTTAAAAAACTTGCCAGCTTAGAATGGAAAGAATCAAAACGTAAAGGCGCATTAACACAACGGGTTTTAATGGCTTTAGGTAAAGGTTATTTTGGTGCTTGTTACTTAGTAGTAATGGTTAGCATGAGTGCGGGTTTATTTAAATTTGCCGAAGAAGAAGGGTTAGATCCCTTTCAAGGCTTTTTTAAATACGCTATTTATTTATGGTTGGGCGATTTGGTAATTCGTTACTTTTTTCAACAAATGCCTACAACGTTAGTAAAACCATTGCTTATACAAAACATTCGTAAAAAAACAATTGTAAATTATTGCTTAACAAAATCGGCATTTTCGTTTTTTAATTTTGTCAACCTTTTTATGGGGATTGCTCTATTTTTAATGTTGATTTTTGAATATAAAGTAAATGTTTTAAGTGGATTATTATTTGCTTTATCGTTAAAAATGTTTTTATGGGCCAACAACTTTTTGGTGCAATTATTAAATCACGTAAACAAATTTGCGTTACCTTTTTTGGTTTCTTTTGCAGGTGTTTTAGCATTAGATTTTTTTAAATACGTAGAAGTTACAGCATATACCAAATATGTGTTTGAAGCTATGTATAACTATAAATTTTTATTAATTGTTATTGCGGTATACTTAATTGGTTTAATAATGGCTTGCTACCGTTTTTATTATAAAAATTTATCGTTAGACAGTGCTGTTGTTGTAAAAAAAGAAACATATACCTATTACGATTTAAACTTTTTAAACCGTTTTGGAAAGTTGGCTCCGTTCTTAAAAACCGATATAAAACTACTTACACGTAACAAACGTACACGTACGGTTTTGTTAATGAGCGCAATGTTTTTGTTATACGGATTGTTGTTTTTTACAATGGATATGTACAAAAACAATAGTTTTTTCACCATTTTAGCAGCTATAATGATTACAGGTGGTTTTATGATGCTTTTTGGGCAATATGTACCAAGTTGGGACAGCAGTTACTATCCTTTAATGATGACACAAAACGTGCCGTATCGCCAATATTTAGAATCTAAATGGTTAATAATGGTTTTGGGTACAGTAGTATCAACTATTTTAGCAAGTTTTTATTTGTTTTTTGGTTTAAAAACCTATTTAATTATTGTTGCTGTTGGGTGCTATAATATTGGGTGGAACTGTTACATGTCGTTAATTGCAGGTGCATTTGTTCGCTCTAAAATAGATTTATCAAGTAATAAAAATGCCTTTGGCGATACAAAAGCATTTAGTGCACAAACCTTGTTGTTAAGTATTCCACCTATTGCCATTCCTGCTATTTTGTATTGGGGTTTAACCAGTTTATTATCGTTTAATTTAGCAATTGTTATATTTATTTTAATAGGCTTGTTAGGTATTTTACTAAAACAACCAATGTTTAATTTAATTGAAAATCTTTACAAATCAAAAAAATACATCACCTTAAAAGCATATAAATAATTATGATACAAGTTACTAATTTGCAAAAAACATACAACGGTACTACCGTTTTAAATATAAATAATTTAGAAATTCCAGTAGGTCAAAGCTTTGGTTTAGTAGGCAACAACGGCGCAGGTAAAACTACCTTTTTTAGTTTGTTGTTAGATTTAATTGAACCAACACAAGGCTGTATTAAAAATAATAGTGTAGTGGTTAATAAAAGCGAAGATTGGAAAGCTTTTACTACTGCTTTTTTAGACGATAGTTTTTTAATTGGATATTTAACCTGCGAGGAATATTTTTATTTTTTGGGCGAACTACGCAATCAAAATAAAGCTCAAGTGGATGAGTTTTTAAAAACATATGCCGATTTTTTTAACGATGAAATTTTAGGCAAAAACAAATATATTCGTGATTTATCTAAAGGAAATCAAAAGAAAGTAGGTATAATTGGTACTTTAATTGGCAATCCTAAAGTTATTATTTTAGATGAACCTTTTGCTAATTTAGATCCAACAACTCAAATTCGTTTAAAAAAGATTTTACGAAATATTGCCGATACTAAACAAACAACTTTATTGGTTTCTAGCCACGATTTAAATCATACTTTTGAAATTTCTGATAGAATTGTGTGCTTTGATCGCGGTAGTATTATTAAAGATATAGACACAAAACAATATTCGTTTGAAGAGTTAACGTCTTTTTTCGATGTTGTTGTTTAAAAGATAAAAAAACGAGCTTCAAAACAAATGAAGCTCGTTTTTTTATGCCTTAATTATTTTTTGGCTGATACAATTTCATGTTTAAATCGTAAAAAGAATATTTAGAATTTTGTATGTAGATATAAGTATTCTTTCTGTTTTTTTTAATCATTTCAATAGGTATTGTAATTTTTGAATTGTACGAATATTCATCTTTATCATAATTTATAGCCAATGGCTTTAATGATGCGTAATTTAGATACCAAAAATCATTGTTTTTTGCAGGTTTAATTTTCCATTCCAAATTTGTAAGATCAAGAATGCCTTTTCCTTCTTTTGTTTGCATAATAGCATATCCAATAGTTTGAGCAAAATTTTGCCAATTATCGGTGTTTACAAAATTGTCTTTAAATGGCGTACCTTTAAACAACGATTTTAAAATATAATGATTTTTATTGGTTTCTATTAAAAACCAAACATCTTTTTCATGACTATAAATTTGTTTGTGATGCGGGTAATTACTCAATTTTTCAAAACCAGAAAAAGTTTCTCCCTTTTGGTTTATGATGCTAAAAAAAGTTTCGTTGTTTATTCGGTTTTTAACAATTGCAAAATATAAGTTTTTAAACGGTACAATATTATAAATAGTAGGTTCGTCTTTTTCGACGTTATAATACTTAGGGTTAAACGCAACCAAATTTCCATAAGCATCAACCTCAAAGCCACTAATTTCGTCTTTTACTTTATCTTTATTACTTCTTTTAGGCATATTTGGCATTGCGCCACTTGCTTCATAAATAATATATCCACTATTTTGAATATCGGCAATTCTGTAATTTTCTTCGCTACCCATTATTTTGCCATTGCAACCATTTTCTTGACCATTTGTTTCTAAACCGTAATATAAATTTATGTGCGGATGAAAGAAAGCAGCATCACGTAAAACAGGTTCTGTAAGTATTTTTTTTGTTTTTCTATCAAAAAATCCCCATCTATCATTTTTTTCAGAATAATATGGGATTAATTGGTCCGATGGGTATTTTTTAATTTTACTAATCAGCATCGTATTTGCTTTTTCATTACAAGATGTATTTTGTGCGTACATAGTAACCGTAAAAAAGCAACTTAGCCCTAAAAAGTATTTTTTCATAATTAATGGTATTCAACAATTTTTGTAAAGATATAGTTCTTATTTATTTTACCCAAAATGTTAAATGAAAGTTGTTTTTATAAACAAATACAAATAAAAAATTCAGCATAAAGCTGAATTTTAATTAATTATCTCCATCAAGTAATCTGCCTAAACCGCCTAATAAACTGCCTTCACCTTGCGATTTGCCACCTGCACTAGGTGCGTGTGCAATAATTCTATCGGCTAATCTACTAAACGGTAACGATTGTACATAAACCGTTCCAGGGCCTTGTAAAGTTGCAAAAAACAAACCTTCACCACCAAAAATACTGTTCTTAATGCCACCTACAAATTGTATATCGTAATTTACAGTGCTTGTAAAACCAACGATACAGCCTGTATCAACTTTTAGCACTTCACCTGGCTGTAATTCTTTTTTGTGCAACGTACCACCTGCGTGTATAAAAGCCAAACCATCGCCTTCAAGTTTTTGCATAATAAAACCTTCGCCACCAAAAAGTCCGGTACCTATTTTTCGGTTAAATTCAATACCAACAGCAACTCCTTTAGCAGCACATAAAAAAGCATCTTTTTGGCAAATAAATCTACCGTTCATTTGGCGTAAATCTAATGCAACTATTTTACCTGGGTAAGGCGATGCAAATGATACCTTTTTTTTGCCGTAATTAATATTTGTAAAGGTAGTCATAAACAAACCTTCGCCAGTAATCCAACGTTTACCTGCGTTAAGAACTTTGCCAAACAAACCACCTTGTTGTTGGCTTCCATCGCCAAAAATGGTTTCCATTTTAATACCGTCGTCCATCATCATAAAACTTCCCGATTCTGCAATAACGGTTTCTTGTGGGTCTAGTTCAATTTCAACAAATTGCATTTCTTCCCCATAAATGGTGTAATCTATTTCGTGAGCATTCATAATTTTAATTTTACAATTAGTATGTTTTTTAGCTTATATGTTACAAGTTACATATTTTAAAAAAAACTTAATTAGTATATTTGTAAAAATGCATTTTATGAGCGATATTAAAATTACGATAATTGATAGAGAAGGGGTAGAACATATTGTTGATGCACCTACCGATATGAATATGAATATAATGGAATTGGTGCGTGCTTACGAACTTGCCGAAGAAGGAACCATTGGTATTTGTGGTGGTATGGCTATGTGCGCATCGTGCCAATGTTATGTTTTAAATGAAGAAGATGTTAACTTGCCAGAGAAAAACCCTGACGAAGAAGCTATGCTTTGGGAGGCTTTTAATGTAAAAGAAAATAGTAGATTGGGATGCCAAATTGCTATTAAACCTGAAATTGAGGGTTTAAAAATACAATTGGCACCAGAGTATTAGTAAAATAATTTTGTTTTTTTTGTTTTTTTAACCAAAAAAATGTTAACTTTAGAAAGCAAATAGAATTATTTTATTGGATTATTTTAAGTGAAAAACGAAGTTAATTCTTCGTTTTTCTTTTTTACAAACAATTTTTTAACCTTCTGTTTTTTTAATTGATTATTTACTTAATTTTGATCGTTTTTTAATTGTTTGCAATGAATAAATTGTTTAAAGTTATTAAGTGGTTGTTAGTAGTGTTAACCATTTTACTTGTAGCATATATTTTGGGTTTTGTAATGTTTCACGATACCGTTTTCTTTTTGAATGAAAAGTATAAAATATATGTGGTTTTTCAGCTTATGCACGTAGCTGCAACCTTAGCTGTTTTGTTTGTAATTTGGAGCAGGCAGTTGTTTGATACCTGGAAAAAAATAGATCAAACACTTTTAGTGGTGTTTCTTTCAATTTTTGGGTTATGGTTTTGGTATTTAAAATACAGTGATAAATACCTTAAAAGTGAAAATTTAGACGAAATTAACTAATAACAAAAATCCCGAAGTACACTTCGGGATTTTTGTTATATGTAAAATATTTTTATTTAAATGCTGAAAAACCAGTAACATCCATACCGGTAATTAATAAATGAATGTCGTGCGTACCTTCATAAGTTACTACCGATTCTAAATTCATCATATGTCGCATTATAGAGTATTCACCAGTAATACCCATACCACCTAACATTTGACGTGCATTACGGGCAATAGTTAATGCCATATCTACATTGTTTCGCTTTGCCATTGATATTTGTGCTGATGTTGCTCTGCCTTCATTACGTAAAACGCCTAAACGCCATGTTAAAAGTTGTGCTTTGGTAATTTCGGTAATCATTTCGGCTAATTTTTTTTGTTGTAATTGAAAAGCACCAATAGGTTTATCAAACTGAATGCGTTCTTTTGAGTATCTTAATGCCGTATCGTAACAATCCATCGCAGCACCAATAGCACCCCAAGCAATTCCGTAACGAGCCGAATCTAAGCAACCAAGTGGCGCCCCTAAGCCCGATTTGTTTGGTAAAAGATTTTCTTTTGGAACTTTTACATTATCAAAAATTAATTCGCCAGTTGCCGATGCACGTAACGACCATTTGTTGTGTGTTTCTGGGGTTGTAAATCCTTCCATACCGCGTTCAACAATTAAACCGTGAATGCGTCCGCTTTCGTCTTTGGCCCAAACAACTGCAATGTCTGCAAACGGAGCGTTCGAAATCCACATTTTTGCTCCATTTAATAAGTAATGATCGCCTTTATCTTTAAAGTTGGTAACCATCCCACCTGGATTCGATCCAAAATCGGGTTCAGTTAATCCAAAGCAACCAATCATTTCGCCAGTTGCTAATTTTGGCAGGTATTTCATGCGTTGTTCTTCGTTTCCGTATTTCCAAATAGGATACATTACCAACGATGATTGAACCGATGAGGTTGAACGTACCCCTGAATCGCCACGTTCAATTTCTTGCATAATTAATCCGTACGAAATTTGATCTAATCCTGCCCCGCCATATTCTACAGGAATATAAGGTCCAAAACCGCCAATTTCGCCCAAACCTTTTACAATCTGTGTAGGGAATTCAGCGCGTTGTGCATATTCTTCAATTATGGGTGAAACTTCTTTCTTTACCCAAGCACGTGCAGCATCGCGTACTAATTTATGTTCTTCTGTAAGTAAATCGTCTAATAAATAATAATCTGGTGCCTGAAATAAATCTGGTTTCATATCTACAATTGTTTAACTGTAACAAAAATAAACTTTTTATTAAAAGAATAGTGAAATATTTATGATTGAATTTGTAGAATAAAAGTAGTAACTTGCTGTTAGTTATTGATAAATGAAGATAAAGCGGTTGTAATATGATAAATAATGATGTAAATAATCAGATAAAAGTAAACGGACTACTTGGTCTTTACAGATACGTTGCGGTTGTTTTTGGAATAATTTTTCTTTCTACTTGGACTGTAAAATCAGCATCTCTGGCAAATTCGACTGAACAAGTGCTACAGCAAAATCTTTATAAAGAAATTACAGGTATTGTTAAAACCGAAAAAGGAGATCCAATTTCGGGCGTTGTTACAAAGTTAGCAGGAACAAATATAGAAATAGTAACAGATGCTGAAGGAAGATATAAGTTTAATGCCAAAAAAGGCGATAGAATTCAGTTTATTTATAGAGGATATAAAACAAGTATGACGACTGTTCGTAGAAGTAATATTTTGAATGTTAAAATGATGAAAGATGATGCTGACTTGCCTGATATAATAATTTCTTTCAATTATCATTCAGTAATAGGATGTACTATTGATACAGTTGGTGTTAAAAAAACAGAGCTTTATAAAAATCATATTGTA is a window of Myroides sp. JBRI-B21084 DNA encoding:
- a CDS encoding TIGR00266 family protein encodes the protein MNAHEIDYTIYGEEMQFVEIELDPQETVIAESGSFMMMDDGIKMETIFGDGSQQQGGLFGKVLNAGKRWITGEGLFMTTFTNINYGKKKVSFASPYPGKIVALDLRQMNGRFICQKDAFLCAAKGVAVGIEFNRKIGTGLFGGEGFIMQKLEGDGLAFIHAGGTLHKKELQPGEVLKVDTGCIVGFTSTVNYDIQFVGGIKNSIFGGEGLFFATLQGPGTVYVQSLPFSRLADRIIAHAPSAGGKSQGEGSLLGGLGRLLDGDN
- a CDS encoding LysE family transporter, which gives rise to MNYFLPFFTGLGAAVFGTLLPGILNATVVKISKKEGMKHAYSFMAGTFVIIALQTYLAVFFAKIIDSSVFINNILHEIGLVIFFVLTIYFFLASPKNHSHKHTANNTKKRKRFSQGVFFALLNVFPVFYYAFISISAVNNKWYSINYTNNLLLTIGVLLGTFFSFMFYIQVFKKAVVEESFILKNINKILGCITGVITLINLYKFFIHEY
- a CDS encoding NAD(P)/FAD-dependent oxidoreductase translates to MIETDILIIGAGPTGLFAVFEAGLLKLRCHIIDGLPQPGGQLTELYPKKPIFDIPGYPSVGAAELIDNLMEQIKQFEPGFTLNEVAETIDKLEDGTFVVTTNKGTKHHAKAVAIAGGLGSFEPRKPIIEGLNFYEDKGVEYFIKNPEQFRNKDVVISGGGDSALDWSIFLTDVAKSVTLVHRRNEFRGALDSVEKVQALKQQGKINLITPAEVTEIHGNEHVDAVSLSFEGDLASRTIKTDYFIPLFGLTPKLGPIANWGLDIEKNAIKVNNALDYQTNIEGIYAIGDVNTYPGKLKLILCGFHEATLMCQSVYNRINPGKKYVLKYTTVSGVDGFDGTRKEAEKAVVKAID
- a CDS encoding NifU family protein, with the translated sequence MASETIKQNVEKALDEIRPFLKSDGGDITLVAIENDKHVKVRLEGACTSCKINQMTLKAGVETTIKKYAPEIETVENLPAEL
- a CDS encoding 2Fe-2S iron-sulfur cluster-binding protein, translated to MSDIKITIIDREGVEHIVDAPTDMNMNIMELVRAYELAEEGTIGICGGMAMCASCQCYVLNEEDVNLPEKNPDEEAMLWEAFNVKENSRLGCQIAIKPEIEGLKIQLAPEY
- a CDS encoding acyl-CoA dehydrogenase family protein, whose amino-acid sequence is MKPDLFQAPDYYLLDDLLTEEHKLVRDAARAWVKKEVSPIIEEYAQRAEFPTQIVKGLGEIGGFGPYIPVEYGGAGLDQISYGLIMQEIERGDSGVRSTSSVQSSLVMYPIWKYGNEEQRMKYLPKLATGEMIGCFGLTEPDFGSNPGGMVTNFKDKGDHYLLNGAKMWISNAPFADIAVVWAKDESGRIHGLIVERGMEGFTTPETHNKWSLRASATGELIFDNVKVPKENLLPNKSGLGAPLGCLDSARYGIAWGAIGAAMDCYDTALRYSKERIQFDKPIGAFQLQQKKLAEMITEITKAQLLTWRLGVLRNEGRATSAQISMAKRNNVDMALTIARNARQMLGGMGITGEYSIMRHMMNLESVVTYEGTHDIHLLITGMDVTGFSAFK
- the trmB gene encoding tRNA (guanosine(46)-N7)-methyltransferase TrmB; protein product: MGSKNKLKRFKENETFSNVHQPNREELTNNTFALKGNWNSEVFKNNNPIVLELGCGKGEYSVELARRFPNKNFIGVDIKGSRFWRGAKTAVEENLNNVAFLRTQIELIEHCFAANEVDEIWITFPDPQIKYKRTKHRLTNQEFLTRYKNILKPNGVVNLKTDSEFMHGYTLGLLHGAGHTVLYANHNVYKNEGAPEVVTAIQTFYESQYLEQNKPITYIQFQIK
- a CDS encoding Mrp/NBP35 family ATP-binding protein; its protein translation is MKLDRKEILTALETITVAGEGKNMVESGAVQNVMTFGDEVVVDVTLNTPALHIKKRVEVDIMKVIHEKIYEKAKIKVNVKVETPEKPEIKGKSIPGISNIIAVSSGKGGVGKSTITANLAVTLATMGFKVGVLDADIYGPSMPIMFDVEKSKPISVDVNGKSKMKPIISYGVELLSIGFFTSPDQAVIWRGPMAAKALNQMIFDADWGELDFLLLDLPPGTGDIHLSLMQSLPITGAVVVSTPQAVALADAKKGVSMFMAESINVPVLGIIENMAYFTPEELPENKYYIFGQEGAKNLATDLEVPFLGEVPIVQSIREAGDYGRPAAMQENTIVANAFVEIARNVVSQTVARNESLPPTEAVKITTMAGCSAVKK
- a CDS encoding MGMT family protein yields the protein MSTNDFYAKVYQVVLQIPYGKITTYGAIAKKIGAPKSARMVGYALNASHINQDIPAHRVVNRKGLLTGKHHFQGTNLMQQLLENEGIVVKDNTVQNFKEHFWEP
- the tpx gene encoding thiol peroxidase, which gives rise to MAQITFKGNPINTLGNLPEVGTTAPNFTLTASDLSDKTLNNYKGKNVVLNIFPSVDTGVCAQSVRTFNKEVSAVENTVVLCISKDLPFAMNRFCAAEGLNNVETLSDFKNDDFTNAYGVKMTDGPLNGLMSRAVVVINPEGNVVYTELVPEITQEPDYSHAINALK
- a CDS encoding DUF5687 family protein, whose amino-acid sequence is MMFKKLASLEWKESKRKGALTQRVLMALGKGYFGACYLVVMVSMSAGLFKFAEEEGLDPFQGFFKYAIYLWLGDLVIRYFFQQMPTTLVKPLLIQNIRKKTIVNYCLTKSAFSFFNFVNLFMGIALFLMLIFEYKVNVLSGLLFALSLKMFLWANNFLVQLLNHVNKFALPFLVSFAGVLALDFFKYVEVTAYTKYVFEAMYNYKFLLIVIAVYLIGLIMACYRFYYKNLSLDSAVVVKKETYTYYDLNFLNRFGKLAPFLKTDIKLLTRNKRTRTVLLMSAMFLLYGLLFFTMDMYKNNSFFTILAAIMITGGFMMLFGQYVPSWDSSYYPLMMTQNVPYRQYLESKWLIMVLGTVVSTILASFYLFFGLKTYLIIVAVGCYNIGWNCYMSLIAGAFVRSKIDLSSNKNAFGDTKAFSAQTLLLSIPPIAIPAILYWGLTSLLSFNLAIVIFILIGLLGILLKQPMFNLIENLYKSKKYITLKAYK
- a CDS encoding ABC transporter ATP-binding protein; translated protein: MIQVTNLQKTYNGTTVLNINNLEIPVGQSFGLVGNNGAGKTTFFSLLLDLIEPTQGCIKNNSVVVNKSEDWKAFTTAFLDDSFLIGYLTCEEYFYFLGELRNQNKAQVDEFLKTYADFFNDEILGKNKYIRDLSKGNQKKVGIIGTLIGNPKVIILDEPFANLDPTTQIRLKKILRNIADTKQTTLLVSSHDLNHTFEISDRIVCFDRGSIIKDIDTKQYSFEELTSFFDVVV